One Amaranthus tricolor cultivar Red isolate AtriRed21 chromosome 10, ASM2621246v1, whole genome shotgun sequence genomic window carries:
- the LOC130824766 gene encoding chloroplastic group IIB intron splicing facilitator CRS2-B, chloroplastic-like — protein sequence MRDDLLKKRIIYRSKALIGIGSIGDVPILLAKPQAYMNYSGESDMTPPLIRWFGQVQRRSISEPVGPLAAYYKVPLRHILLVYDEMCLPNGVLRLQPKGGHGHHNGVKSIMGHLDGRKEFPRLCIGIGNPPGNMDMKAFLLQKFSSTERKQIDAALEQGVEAVRTLVLSGFSDSVTRFNLGQKYKYHKV from the exons ATGAGAGACGATCTTCTTAAAAAACGCATTATATATAGATCAAAAGCCTTGATAGGAATAG GTTCAATAGGAGATGTTCCAATTCTCCTGGCCAAACCTCAAGCATATATGAATTACAGTGGAGAATCG GATATGACTCCACCACTTATAAGATGGTTTGGGCAAGTGCAACGACGGAGTATTAGCGAACCG gtTGGACCTCTGGCTGCATATTACAAAGTACCTTTGCGccacatcttattg GTCTATGACGAGATGTGCTTGCCTAATGGTGTTTTAAGACTTCAGCCGAAAGGAGGACATGGTCATCACAATGG AGTTAAGAGTATCATGGGACACTTAGACGGACGGAAGGAGTTCCCTCGGTTATGCATAG GTATTGGGAATCCACCGGGAAATATGGATATGAAAGCTTTTCTTTTACAAAAGTTCAGTTCTACTGAACGAAAACAG ATCGATGCTGCTTTGGAACAAGGTGTCGAGGCTGTGAGGACCCTCGTGCTTAGCGGATTCAGTGACAGTGTTACGAGATTTAATCTTGGCCAGAAATACAAGTATCACAAAGTCTAA
- the LOC130825510 gene encoding uncharacterized protein LOC130825510 produces the protein MTTAARPTWAPAKGGNEQGGTRIFGPSQKYSSRDLAAHTNLKPRKDGQDTQEELQKRNLRDELEQRERRHFSSKDKSYGEDRDRRKGSHLLLEGSRREAEDRIIPKSVDADDSDVDVKSDDESDEDDDDDEEDDTEALLAELEQIKKERAEEKLRMERQQQEEELKVKEAELMRGNPLLNINGPTNFNVKRRWDDDVVFKNQARGETKTAKRFINDTIRNDFHRKFLHKYMK, from the exons ATGACCACTGCAGCAAGACCTACTTGGGCACCTGCGAAGGGTGGAAATGAGCAAGGTGGTACAAGAATTTTTGGCCCATCTCAAAAGTATTCTTCAAGGGATCTTGCAGCGCATACTAATTTAAAACCCAG AAAGGATGGACAAGACACTCAGGAGGAGCTTCAGAAGAGGAACCTTCGTGATGAACTTGAACAGCGTGAGCGAAGACATTTTTCTTCCAAAGACAAATCATATGGTG AGGATAGAGATCGTAGAAAGGGAAGCCATCTTCTTCTGGAAG GATCAAGGAGGGAAGCTGAAGACCGCATTATtcctaaaagtgtggatgctgATGATTCTGATGTTGATGTAAAAAGTGATGATGAAAG TGATGAGGACGATGACGATGATGAGGAGGATGACACAGAAGCTCTTCTGGCAGAGCTTGAACAAATAAAGAAGGAAAGGGCCGAGGAGAAGTTACGAATG GAACGACAGCAACAAgaggaagaattgaaagtcaaagAAGCAGAACTAATGAGGGGAAACCCTTTACTTAATATCAACGGTCCAACCAATTTCAATGTAAAACGAAGGTGGGATGATGATGTTGTATTCAAGAATCAAGCTCGTGGTGAGACGAAAACAGCTAAACGCTTCATCAATGATACCATCAGGAATGATTTCCACAGGAAATTTCTACACAAGTACATGAAGTAA